From a region of the Chroicocephalus ridibundus chromosome 8, bChrRid1.1, whole genome shotgun sequence genome:
- the CENPL gene encoding centromere protein L, with protein sequence MESAGGPARMPHSVGRLSRGPPFRRSQGRLGLSYGGQLLSPPTPRSQHNADPQKTAFLLRKQWTLYSVTPLYGFSNAHLKRYARLLSAFTAAEKQKGLAVEVGVELDIKVTVSNIPDLKGSDRDRDAILVQLSLRSSASQKNSEEKLVWSGCFCCVSGDHLSENLPEDFTCLPLFLVNGAEGYTSIVGSWFQKTFDCCFRRLAISPLNLSWMAAMWTGCQVDKTTSAMELVFSAPCLPYPLDISYAIHPEDAKALWDTVQKTPGEITQEEVDIFMDCLYSHFHRHFKIHLSATKLVKVSTAIASAHCDGIIKFLQSKYLAGVLTLLTELAISQIQ encoded by the exons ATGGAGTCGGCGGGCGGGCCGGCGCGGATGCCGCACAGCGTCGGCCGGTTGTCCCGGGGGCCGCCGTTCAGGCGGTCGCAGGGGCGGCTCGGACTCAGCTACGGCGGTCAGCTGCTCTCACCGCCGACGCCGCGCTCCCAG cATAACGCAGATCCCCAGAAAACAGCGTTTCTGCTGCGCAAGCAATGGACCTTATACAGCGTGACCCCTCTGTACGGGTTCTCTAACGCTCACCTGAAGCGTTACGCTCGGCTGCTTAGTGCTTTTACCGCTGCCGAGAAGCAGAAGGGACTGGCGGTGGAAGTGGGGGTTGAGCTGGACATCAAAGTGACTGTCTCCAACATTCCCGACCTGAAAGGTAGTGACCGAGACCGGGATGCCATTCTCGTGCAG CTTTCTTTGAGATCGTCAGCTTCCCAAAAAAACTCAGAAGAGAAACTGGTATGGTCAGGCTGCTTCTGCTGTGTGTCCGGAGATCATCTCTCCGAGAACCTGCCAGAGGACTTCACTTGTTTACCTCTGTTTCTTGTGAACGGGGCAGAGGGTTACACCTCCATTGTTGGAAGCTGGTTTCAGAAGACTTTTGACTGCTGCTTCCGCCGTTTAGCCATCAGCCCTCTCAATCTCAGTTGGATGGCAGCAATGTGGACTGGATGCCAAGTGGACAAAACCACATCTGCCATGGAACTTGTTTTCTCTGCCCCCTGCCTCCCCTACCCTCTGGATATTTCATATGCCATTCATCCCGAGGACGCAAAAGCTCTCTGGGATACAGTGCAAAAAACTCCAGGAGAGATCACTCAAGAAGAAGTGGATATTTTTATGGACTGCCTTTACTCTCACTTCCACAGACACTTTAAGATCCACTTGTCAGCTACAAAACTGGTGAAAGTTTCTACAGCAATTGCCTCAGCACACTGTGATGGGATTATAAAG ttTCTACAAAGCAAATACCTAGCTGGAGTGCTGACGCTGCTGACAGAACTAGCAATCTCTCAGATACAGTGA
- the DARS2 gene encoding aspartate--tRNA ligase, mitochondrial: protein MALPRLLRPLLRGLPPLARLGCGRALHRAAPAPAPAAPDFNSFVTRTNTCGELHSAHVGQEVTLYGWIQYQRQGLFLVLRDFQGLTQIIIPQDEAHAHVKKLLSNAPVESVVRVTGIVIPRPPGQENPKMPTGDIEVKAETAEVLNSCKKLPFEIKDFIKKSEALRMQYRYLDLRSFQLQYNLRLRSQIVMRMREYLCNLHGFVDVETPTLFKRTPGGAKEFLVPSREAGKFYCLPQSPQQFKQLLMVGGLDRYFQVARCYRDEGSRPDRQPEFTQIDIEMSFVDQAGIQRLIEGLLQYSWPEQRGSITTPFPSMTYEEALANYGTDKPDTRFGMKIVDIGDFLRRSDIQFVQDALSYPHGTVKAICIPHGVRYLKNKDLESLKESAKSQFNQEIMEIICRPDGSLKSLLTKFLGEKQQSELIQALNMQVDDVVLLAAGEHKQVCSALGSLRLETADLLEAAGLVLRDPTAFHFLWVVDFPLFLPKEENPTELESAHHPFTAPHPSDTSLLYSDPTKVRSQHYDLVLNGNEVGGGSIRIHSAEQQRFVLEKVLKEDSEVLSHLLEALEFGAPPHGGIALGLDRLISLIVDAPSIRDVIAFPKSFRGRDLMGNAPDYVTPEELEPYHIQVSWLLAEKEAKKN, encoded by the exons AtggcccttccccgcctgctgCGGCCTTTGCTCAGGGGGCTGCCCCCGCTGGCTCGGCTGGGCTGCGGGCGGGCTCTGCACCGGGCGGCCCCTGCCCCGGCACCGGCGGCTCCAG acTTCAATAGTTTCGTCACTCGGACCAACACTTGTGGGGAGCTGCACTCTGCTCACGTGGGGCAAGAGGTCACACTGTATGGGTGGATTCAGTATCAAAG GCAAGGCCTGTTTCTTGTTCTGAGGGATTTCCAGGGGCTGACCCAGATCATCATTCCACAAGATGAG GCACACGCCCATGTGAAGAAACTCTTGTCTAATGCCCCAGTGGAGTCTGTTGTGCGAGTGACTGGAATTGTGATCCCTCGGCCACCAGGGCAGGAGAATCCG aaaatgcCAACAGGGGATATTGAAGTGAAGGCGGAGACTGCAGAGGTCCTAAACTCCTGCAAGAAGCTACCTTTTGAAATCAAGGATTTTATCAAG AAATCAGAGGCCTTACGGATGCAGTATCGCTATTTGGACTTGCGTAGCTTCCAGTTGCAGTATAACCTGCGGCTGAGATCACAGATAGTGATGAGGATGCGGGAATATCTGTGTAACCTCCATG GGTTTGTGGATGTAGAAACTCCAACGCTCTTTAAAAGAACGCCAGGG GGAGCAAAAGAATTCCTTGTGCCCTCGAGGGAAGCGGGCAAGTTCTACTGTCTGCCACAGAGTCCTCAGCAGTTCAAGCAGCTCCTCATGGTTGGAGGCCTGGACAG GTACTTTCAGGTTGCTCGCTGCTACCGAGATGAAGGTTCGCGGCCTGACAGGCAGCCTGAATTCACTCAG atagATATAGAGATGTCATTTGTAGATCAAGCTGGGATCCAGAGACTGATAGAGGGCCTCCTGCAATATTCCTGGCCTGAGCAAAGAGGCTCCATTACGACTCCTTTCCCTTCGATGACATACGAGGAGGCACTGGCTAACTATGGGACTGATAAACCAGACACTCGTTTTGGGATGAAG ATAGTGGATATCGGTGACTTTTTACGAAGATCGGACATTCAGTTTGTGCAGGATGCACTCAGTTACCCACATGGCACAGTCAAAGCCATTTGTATTCCTCATGGAGTG agatatcttaaaaataaagatttggaGTCATTAAAGGAGTCTGCAAAATCCCAGTTTAACCAG GAAATCATGGAAATTATCTGCAGGCCTGATGGAAGCTTGAAGTCTCTGCTCACAAAGTTTCTTGGTGAGAAGCAGCAGTCGGAGCTTATCCAAGCGCTGAACATGCAGGTGGATGAcgtggtgctgctggcagctggcgAACACAAGCAAGTG tgCTCTGCATTAGGAAGCCTACGGTTGGAGACTGCTGACCTTCTCGAGGCGGCTGGGCTGGTGCTCCGTGATCCCACAGCCTTTCACTTTCTGTGGGTAGTGgatttcccccttttcctcccaaaGGAAGAGAATCCCACTGAACTGGAATCTGCTCATCACCCCTTCACTGCCCCTCATCCTTCAGATACCAGCCTCCTCTATTCTGATCCCACAAAG gtccGTAGCCAACACTATGACCTTGTGCTGAATGGCAATGAAGTTGGAGGTGGCTCCATCAGAATTCATAGTGCAGAACAACAGCGTTTTGTGCTGGAGAAAGTGCTGAAG GAGGATTCTGAGGTGCTTTCCCATCTGCTTGAGGCTTTGGAATTTGGAGCTCCACCTCATGGAGGAATTGCTTTAG GACTTGACAGGCTGATCTCTCTCATCGTTGACGCTCCAAGTATCCGAGACGTCATTGCTTTTCCTAAATCCTTCAGGGGACGAGACCTGATGGGCAATGCTCCAGACTACGTCACTCCAGAAGAACTAGAGCCGTATCACATCCAGGTTTCCTGGCTTCTTgcagaaaaagaggcaaagaaaaactAG